The genomic stretch CATATACGTTACGCCGCTGCGGAATACTTCTCCGCCCTGAAACCAACCCGTAAAGACGACTTCGTCGGGCTTGGGAATATCGAAATACTCGCCGTACATTTCTTCGTGCGCGATTTCGATCCGATCGGGCAGCCCTGCCGCGATCGGATGATAGGGAGCCGTCACCCAAAGCCGCTCACGCTCGTTTATCTCACGCCAGCGCAAAGTACAACTCGTTCCCATCAATTTACGGAAGGGTTTCGCCATATGCGCGGAATGCAGGAATATGCAGCCCATGCCGCCCAGAACGCGCGCGGCGATCTTATCCACGAGCGCGTCGCTCACGGCTTCATGCATACAATGCCCCCACCAGACAAGCACGTCCGTTTCCTGCAGAATTTCATCCGTGAGCCTGCCGCCGTCTTCGTGATCGTCCTGATACACCGCTTTCGTTTCGAATCCTTCGCCTTCGAATAATTCACGCAAAGTTTCGTGCAGACCGCGCGGATGCTGTTTCAGAATTTCTTCGTTTGTGCGAAATCCTTCGCCGTATTCGGAAAATACCGTAATTTTCATTTAATGCCTCGCTATAGTTATCACTTGATTTTCTTTCGCAGAACGCTTAGCCGCCTCCATGATTTTCATGACATTCATCACTTCCGAAGATCGGATCAACGGCTCTTTATGATCTACGACGACGTCGTAAAACTCGTTATAGAATGCGTTAGGTTCAGGGCTCACTTTATCCAGTTCGCTCTTTACGACGGATTCCGCAGTACGGTACGCCATCGTCTTTGTAAAACCGTTGCCGGCCTGAATGCCCGCGATCTTGATATCTTTGGAATAGACGGGTTTGACTATGCCGCCGTTCAAAGCCCAATCTTCGATGACCGCCGTGCCGTCCGCGCCGTAAACCGTCCATCTCGGCAAGGGAATAAAACAATTGGTGTCCACCGCGATCTCCACACTCAGCCCGCCATTATAGTTCATTTCCAGGCGAAAACCGTCGTCCACTTCAAAGCCCGCGCCATAAAAGTATCGGCAATAGACGCTTTCGGGAAGTTCGGGGAGCATATACACCATCTGATCGATGAGATGCACGCCCCAGTCGAGCATCATGCCGCCCCCTTTTTCTTCGAATTTGCGCCAGTCTCCGGGAATGCCGTTCGCACCCTGCACGCGCGATTCGATGCGGCAAAACTTTCCAAGTGCGTTTTTGTCATACATTTTTTTGACCGTCAGAAAGTCGGGATCCCAGCGTCGGTTCTGATGCACCATCAGAACGACTTTATTTTTATCGCATACTTCGAGCATCTGCGCATATTCGGCGCTCGAAAGCGCCACGGGCTTTTCGCAGATGATATGCTTTCCTGCCTGCGCAAAAAATGTCACATATTCGAGATGAGAATCGTTGGGAGTCGCAATCAAAACTGCGTCCGTAGACGCATCCGCGGCAATTTCTTCTTTACTATGAAAACGATCGTAATTTTCGATGCCGTTTTCACGCGCCGCCGCGTAGCGCGACGCGTCGATATCGAAGATCCCGCTGATTTCAAACTTAGCGTTTTCGCGCAGATAGTTGTTGCCGTGATAAGAGC from Candidatus Borkfalkia ceftriaxoniphila encodes the following:
- a CDS encoding ThuA domain-containing protein, which codes for MKITVFSEYGEGFRTNEEILKQHPRGLHETLRELFEGEGFETKAVYQDDHEDGGRLTDEILQETDVLVWWGHCMHEAVSDALVDKIAARVLGGMGCIFLHSAHMAKPFRKLMGTSCTLRWREINERERLWVTAPYHPIAAGLPDRIEIAHEEMYGEYFDIPKPDEVVFTGWFQGGEVFRSGVTYMRGKGKIFYFQPGHESNESYHNEWVRKILVNAVRWAAPSEPVGEPRCCFFVGDPPEKIK
- a CDS encoding Gfo/Idh/MocA family protein, translating into MKKLNLAIVGYGGMGSYHGNNYLRENAKFEISGIFDIDASRYAAARENGIENYDRFHSKEEIAADASTDAVLIATPNDSHLEYVTFFAQAGKHIICEKPVALSSAEYAQMLEVCDKNKVVLMVHQNRRWDPDFLTVKKMYDKNALGKFCRIESRVQGANGIPGDWRKFEEKGGGMMLDWGVHLIDQMVYMLPELPESVYCRYFYGAGFEVDDGFRLEMNYNGGLSVEIAVDTNCFIPLPRWTVYGADGTAVIEDWALNGGIVKPVYSKDIKIAGIQAGNGFTKTMAYRTAESVVKSELDKVSPEPNAFYNEFYDVVVDHKEPLIRSSEVMNVMKIMEAAKRSAKENQVITIARH